A DNA window from Pseudodesulfovibrio thermohalotolerans contains the following coding sequences:
- the metX gene encoding homoserine O-acetyltransferase MetX, which translates to MSEYVDQIETGESVGLVEKRFFTFGGDEPLELESGRRLGPVTLAYETCGTLNADKTNAILVCHALTGDSHVAGVYSGNEPKPGWWNIMVGPGKPIDTDKYFVICSNVIGGCMGSTGPTSANPETGQPYGASFPVVTIGDMVRAQRHLVDSFGIDTLLAVVGGSVGGMQVLEWSVRYPHRVHAAIPLATTTKHSAQAIAFNEVARQAIMADPKWNRGDYYETGRPEHGLAVARMVGHITYLSDESMRHKFDRRLQDRVELSFDFEADFQVESYLRYQGNKFVDRFDANSFLYLTKAADYFNLENHYGDGSLVAAFSRASCRYLVVSFTSDWLYPTYQSKNMVKAMKKNGLDVSFCEIEAPWGHDAFLLPNKRLSDLLSGFLHKICLHCRIGAHDEI; encoded by the coding sequence ATGAGTGAATATGTCGATCAGATCGAGACCGGCGAGTCCGTGGGGCTGGTGGAGAAGCGGTTCTTCACCTTCGGCGGCGACGAGCCGTTGGAGCTTGAGTCCGGGCGCAGGCTCGGGCCGGTGACGCTGGCCTACGAGACCTGCGGAACCCTCAACGCGGACAAGACCAACGCCATTCTGGTCTGTCACGCCCTGACCGGCGACTCCCACGTGGCCGGGGTCTACTCCGGGAACGAGCCCAAGCCCGGCTGGTGGAACATCATGGTCGGGCCGGGCAAGCCCATCGACACCGACAAGTATTTCGTCATCTGCTCCAACGTCATCGGCGGCTGCATGGGCTCCACCGGCCCCACGTCCGCCAACCCCGAGACCGGGCAACCCTACGGCGCGTCCTTCCCTGTGGTCACCATCGGCGACATGGTCCGCGCGCAACGGCATCTCGTCGACTCCTTCGGCATCGATACGCTGCTCGCCGTGGTCGGCGGCTCCGTGGGCGGTATGCAGGTTCTGGAATGGTCCGTGCGCTACCCGCACCGCGTCCATGCGGCCATACCCCTGGCCACGACCACCAAACACTCGGCGCAGGCCATCGCCTTCAACGAGGTCGCCCGCCAGGCCATCATGGCCGATCCCAAATGGAACCGGGGCGACTACTACGAAACCGGCAGGCCCGAGCACGGGCTGGCCGTGGCCCGGATGGTCGGACACATCACCTACCTGTCCGACGAATCCATGCGCCACAAGTTCGACCGCAGGCTCCAGGATCGCGTGGAACTCTCCTTCGACTTCGAGGCCGACTTCCAGGTGGAGTCCTACCTGCGCTATCAGGGCAACAAGTTCGTGGACAGGTTCGACGCCAATTCCTTCCTCTACCTGACCAAGGCCGCCGATTACTTCAATCTCGAAAACCATTACGGCGACGGCTCGCTGGTGGCTGCGTTCTCCCGCGCCTCCTGCCGCTATCTCGTGGTCTCCTTTACCTCGGACTGGCTCTACCCAACCTACCAGTCCAAGAACATGGTCAAGGCCATGAAAAAGAACGGCCTCGACGTTTCCTTCTGCGAGATCGAAGCCCCCTGGGGACACGACGCCTTCCTGTTGCCCAACAAACGCCTCAGCGACCTGCTTTCCGGCTTTCTCCACAAAATCTGCCTGCACTGCCGCATCGGAGCCCATGATGAGATATGA
- the metW gene encoding methionine biosynthesis protein MetW, giving the protein MRYDLQVIASWIEPGSRVLDLGCRTGSLLAHLAERKSIIGTGIEIDEDAAGRAIAKGLSVIHGDIYEEIEDYPDNAFDYVILSQALMQVLDPEILIREMLRVGKLGIVSFPNFTHYKNRFQMFFTGRAPMSKELPYEWYNTPNIRVIPIIDFRRFCKHLGVPIVKELALSTHHHDEQGKVINFLPNLFATFGVFMLGQAR; this is encoded by the coding sequence ATGAGATATGATCTTCAAGTCATCGCCTCCTGGATCGAGCCGGGCAGCCGCGTTCTTGACCTCGGCTGCCGGACGGGCTCGCTGCTCGCTCACCTCGCCGAAAGGAAATCCATCATCGGCACCGGCATCGAGATCGACGAGGACGCCGCGGGCCGCGCCATCGCCAAGGGCCTCTCCGTCATTCACGGCGACATTTACGAGGAAATCGAGGATTATCCGGACAACGCCTTCGATTACGTCATCCTCTCCCAGGCCCTCATGCAGGTTCTCGATCCCGAGATTCTCATCCGCGAGATGCTCCGCGTCGGAAAGCTCGGCATCGTCTCGTTTCCGAATTTCACCCACTACAAGAACCGCTTCCAGATGTTCTTTACCGGACGCGCCCCCATGTCCAAGGAACTTCCCTACGAGTGGTACAACACCCCCAATATCCGGGTTATCCCCATCATCGACTTCCGACGTTTCTGCAAGCACCTCGGCGTGCCCATAGTCAAGGAACTCGCCCTTTCCACGCATCACCACGACGAACAGGGCAAGGTCATCAACTTCCTTCCCAATCTGTTCGCCACCTTCGGCGTCTTCATGCTCGGCCAGGCCCGATAG
- a CDS encoding radical SAM protein encodes MIVPSNSIIWNMTRKCNFRCEYCYFPHDNSPVTETLDARRIKDFLDATGKTWKVGLTGGEPFIYPGIVDVCEILTESHIIGIDTNLSASSKVREFAERVDPARVHNLYVALHIEERERVKGVDAFIRNARLLLDKGFEIIVNYVVHPTLEKRFHADVAFFGGHGIKITPRPFRGTFDGRRYPEAYGNRARSIFADHPEQGKKVAFNFEGLPCSAGRTLLRMEPDGTIFRCPGDKTVLGNVMDEVRLYEGYPPCTKKRCPCRGLDHVRLTAAQAALVEGVQFAVVAENDAAKTAFLRANETAPGNPCGENNLGVLAWRNGDRDEAVRHFKRAAQARPGNGLYTENLNAARPDAPGFDPGICLDVNAAS; translated from the coding sequence ATGATCGTTCCCAGCAATTCCATCATCTGGAATATGACGCGGAAATGCAATTTCCGTTGTGAATATTGTTACTTCCCACACGACAACTCCCCGGTGACGGAGACCTTGGACGCCCGGCGCATCAAGGACTTTCTCGACGCCACAGGCAAGACCTGGAAGGTCGGCCTGACCGGCGGCGAGCCGTTCATCTATCCAGGCATCGTCGACGTCTGCGAAATCCTGACCGAGAGCCACATCATCGGTATCGACACCAACCTGTCGGCATCCTCCAAGGTGCGCGAGTTCGCGGAACGCGTCGATCCCGCACGGGTCCACAACCTCTACGTCGCCCTGCATATCGAAGAGCGCGAGCGGGTCAAGGGCGTGGACGCCTTCATCCGAAACGCCCGTCTGCTTCTGGACAAGGGCTTCGAGATCATCGTCAACTACGTGGTCCACCCCACCCTGGAAAAACGATTCCACGCGGACGTCGCATTCTTCGGCGGCCACGGCATCAAGATCACCCCGCGCCCCTTCCGGGGCACCTTCGACGGACGCCGCTACCCCGAGGCATATGGGAACCGGGCCCGGTCCATCTTCGCCGACCACCCGGAACAGGGCAAAAAGGTGGCCTTCAATTTCGAAGGGCTGCCCTGCTCGGCGGGCCGAACCCTCCTGCGGATGGAGCCGGACGGAACCATCTTCCGATGCCCCGGCGACAAGACGGTCCTCGGCAACGTCATGGACGAGGTACGCCTCTACGAGGGATATCCGCCCTGCACCAAGAAACGCTGCCCCTGCCGAGGCCTGGACCACGTTCGGCTGACCGCCGCCCAGGCGGCTCTGGTGGAAGGCGTCCAATTCGCCGTGGTGGCCGAGAACGATGCCGCCAAAACCGCTTTCCTGCGGGCCAACGAAACGGCTCCAGGCAACCCGTGCGGAGAGAACAACCTCGGCGTACTGGCCTGGCGTAACGGCGACAGGGACGAGGCCGTCCGGCACTTTAAACGCGCTGCGCAGGCCAGGCCAGGCAACGGGCTCTACACCGAAAACCTGAACGCCGCCCGCCCCGACGCGCCCGGCTTCGACCCCGGCATCTGCCTGGATGTCAACGCCGCGTCATGA
- a CDS encoding glycosyltransferase, which produces MTEHPANKTLGMVLKGYPRISETFISNEIRLLEEMGFKIHIYSMRAPRENFSHESIKQIKAGVTYLPSSMIWGLPTLLYHNIRLFLRMPKRYRECLGLMKKRFRLAPKKHTWVKHMLQAGYIMQKSVIDDGVDLAHLHGHFAHTPTTVTMYAACLAGVPFSFTAHAKDIYTQDPRRIQDKVQRAKFVVTCTRYNEQYLREHVANGNPIHCVYHGINLDLFSPNGRSPEIKPPYHILTVARFVEKKGLDTVLKALAELRARGVEFRYTLVGEGKAKFNRKIKDLVHSLGLDDVTTLPGTITHDEVIKLLGAADCFTLGCRTAKDGDRDGIPNVVAEAMATGVPVAATDVSGVPELVTHEQTGLLCPSNDPKALADIIQRALTDNGLRRAIIPAAVKQAHALFNNKVLIRNLGEIHKSHDVPCGR; this is translated from the coding sequence ATGACCGAACATCCCGCCAACAAGACCTTGGGCATGGTGCTCAAGGGCTACCCCCGCATTTCCGAAACCTTCATCTCCAACGAGATCCGCCTGCTCGAAGAGATGGGCTTCAAGATCCACATCTATTCCATGCGCGCCCCGCGCGAAAATTTCTCCCACGAGTCCATCAAACAGATCAAGGCGGGCGTCACCTACCTGCCCTCGTCCATGATCTGGGGACTGCCGACCCTGCTCTATCACAACATCCGCCTCTTCCTGCGGATGCCCAAGAGATACCGCGAATGCCTCGGTTTGATGAAAAAACGATTCCGGCTCGCCCCCAAAAAGCACACCTGGGTCAAGCACATGCTCCAGGCCGGGTATATCATGCAGAAATCCGTCATCGACGACGGCGTGGACCTGGCCCACCTGCACGGGCACTTCGCCCACACCCCGACCACCGTGACCATGTACGCCGCCTGCCTCGCTGGAGTTCCCTTCTCCTTCACCGCCCACGCCAAGGACATCTACACCCAGGACCCGCGCCGCATACAGGACAAGGTGCAACGCGCCAAATTCGTCGTCACCTGCACCCGGTACAACGAACAGTACCTCCGCGAGCACGTGGCCAACGGCAACCCCATCCACTGCGTCTACCACGGCATCAACCTCGACCTTTTTTCCCCCAACGGACGCTCGCCCGAAATCAAGCCGCCCTATCACATCCTCACCGTGGCCCGGTTCGTGGAAAAGAAAGGCCTCGACACCGTGCTCAAGGCGCTGGCCGAGCTGCGCGCGCGAGGCGTCGAGTTCCGGTACACCCTGGTCGGCGAAGGCAAGGCGAAATTCAACCGCAAGATCAAGGACCTCGTCCACAGCCTCGGCCTCGACGACGTCACCACGCTCCCCGGCACCATCACTCACGACGAAGTCATCAAGCTCCTCGGGGCCGCCGACTGCTTCACCCTCGGCTGCCGCACGGCCAAGGACGGCGACCGGGACGGCATCCCCAACGTGGTAGCCGAAGCCATGGCCACAGGCGTGCCCGTGGCCGCCACCGACGTTTCCGGCGTGCCCGAGCTGGTCACCCACGAGCAAACCGGACTCCTCTGCCCGTCCAACGACCCCAAGGCCCTGGCCGACATTATCCAGCGCGCGCTCACCGACAACGGCCTGCGGCGAGCCATCATCCCCGCCGCCGTGAAACAGGCGCACGCGCTCTTCAATAACAAGGTGCTCATCCGCAACCTCGGCGAAATCCACAAAAGCCACGACGTGCCCTGCGGCCGATAA
- a CDS encoding rhodanese-like domain-containing protein has translation MRLLAAILIAFAVLVLWDVGWLLLRGVRPMSPWGLRRALRKDPAPTVLDVRTPAEYRLFHIPGAVNLPYPFTSEALSNALDDPARPVVVVCMTGHRSQPAAVHLQRDGFSDVKNLTWGMSAWKLIGGGTESGE, from the coding sequence ATGCGCCTCCTGGCCGCCATCCTCATCGCCTTCGCCGTTCTGGTTCTGTGGGATGTGGGCTGGCTGCTGCTTCGTGGCGTGCGCCCCATGAGTCCCTGGGGGTTGCGCCGGGCCTTGCGCAAAGACCCCGCCCCGACCGTCCTGGATGTGCGCACCCCGGCGGAATACCGCCTCTTCCACATTCCCGGTGCGGTCAACCTGCCGTACCCCTTCACCTCGGAAGCCCTGTCCAACGCCCTCGACGATCCGGCGCGGCCCGTGGTCGTGGTCTGCATGACCGGGCACCGCTCCCAGCCCGCCGCGGTCCACCTGCAACGCGACGGCTTCAGCGACGTCAAGAACCTCACCTGGGGCATGTCCGCCTGGAAGCTCATCGGCGGCGGCACGGAGTCGGGTGAATGA
- a CDS encoding mechanosensitive ion channel family protein, whose product MKEQLEPVLNKLSEAYRFLEGWFRANVLTWQTAVQWAAAVAALLLSLAVWRLVRPGLARWRERPGGNALGRAVLTGLESTGWMFLFIALVQAGGGAFELLGYSPWVLDAVSQLAAAGIALRLLSFTMPNKVLARGTATVVWVFVSLQILGLLTPLTNFLEKLSFSLGDTRFTALGALKGLVLAVVLLQAASMLSRFAANRISSLKGVSPSGQELLGKTVKVVLFTLAVLLAMSGVGIDLTSLAIFSSALGVGIGFGLQTIISNYVAGVILLTDRSIKPGDTIEVGGVYGVVSGVYGRFSSVKTRDGKEYLIPNEHFVTNEVINWTYSDTDVRLRIPVGISYGSDVNKAMRLMEESTHGLKRVLTSPEPRALLIEFGDSSVNLELRAWIADANDGVSNIKSEVLLRIWNSFHENGIEFPFPQRDVLLKAGSALAVTVAREGEGSPEPGTSDDSPDGAVKSGE is encoded by the coding sequence ATGAAGGAACAGCTTGAGCCGGTTTTAAACAAGCTTTCGGAAGCTTACCGATTCCTGGAAGGATGGTTTCGCGCCAATGTCCTGACCTGGCAGACCGCCGTTCAGTGGGCCGCCGCTGTCGCGGCCCTGCTCCTGTCCCTGGCCGTGTGGCGGCTCGTCCGGCCGGGCCTCGCCCGGTGGCGGGAGAGGCCCGGCGGCAATGCGCTGGGCCGAGCCGTGCTCACGGGCCTGGAGAGCACGGGCTGGATGTTCCTGTTCATCGCGCTGGTCCAGGCAGGCGGCGGGGCGTTCGAGCTGTTGGGGTATTCACCCTGGGTGCTGGACGCCGTGAGCCAGCTCGCCGCGGCCGGGATCGCGCTCCGGCTGCTGTCTTTCACCATGCCCAACAAGGTCCTGGCGCGGGGCACGGCCACCGTGGTCTGGGTATTCGTCTCCCTGCAAATCCTCGGCCTGCTCACTCCCCTGACCAATTTTCTGGAAAAGCTCTCCTTCTCCCTGGGCGACACCCGGTTCACCGCCCTTGGCGCGCTCAAAGGGCTGGTCCTGGCCGTGGTTTTGCTCCAGGCCGCGTCCATGCTGTCGCGCTTTGCGGCGAACCGCATCTCCAGTCTGAAGGGCGTTTCGCCCTCGGGCCAGGAGCTGCTCGGCAAAACGGTCAAGGTGGTCCTGTTCACCCTGGCCGTGCTGTTGGCCATGTCCGGGGTGGGCATCGATCTGACCAGTCTGGCCATCTTTTCCAGCGCGCTCGGCGTGGGCATCGGCTTTGGCCTTCAGACCATCATTTCCAACTACGTGGCCGGGGTCATTCTGCTCACGGACCGATCCATCAAGCCGGGCGACACCATTGAGGTCGGCGGGGTGTACGGCGTGGTCAGCGGGGTTTACGGCCGGTTCTCCTCGGTCAAGACCCGAGACGGCAAGGAATATCTCATCCCCAACGAGCACTTCGTGACCAACGAGGTCATCAATTGGACCTACTCGGACACGGACGTGCGGCTGCGCATTCCGGTGGGCATCTCCTATGGTTCGGACGTGAACAAGGCCATGCGCCTCATGGAGGAATCCACCCATGGGCTCAAGCGCGTCCTGACTTCGCCCGAGCCGCGCGCCTTGCTTATTGAGTTCGGGGACAGTTCGGTCAACCTGGAGCTGCGCGCCTGGATAGCGGACGCCAACGACGGGGTGTCCAACATCAAGAGCGAGGTCCTGCTGCGCATCTGGAATTCTTTCCACGAGAACGGCATCGAATTTCCTTTCCCGCAACGCGACGTGCTGCTTAAGGCCGGTTCCGCCCTGGCCGTGACCGTGGCCCGGGAAGGGGAGGGCTCCCCCGAGCCCGGGACATCCGACGATTCGCCTGACGGGGCCGTTAAAAGCGGGGAATAG
- the fosX gene encoding FosX/FosE/FosI family fosfomycin resistance hydrolase, giving the protein MIEGLSHITFIVSDLDRMEAFLRAIFDAERVYDSGADTHSLSRERFFLIGGVWVATMEGDPLESRSYNHVAFKIPDSEFDAYERRVREQGVSVRVGRSRIAGEGRSLYFHDHDNHLFELHTGTLDERLAVYSPSE; this is encoded by the coding sequence ATGATCGAGGGACTGAGCCATATCACCTTCATCGTGAGTGATCTGGATCGCATGGAGGCGTTCCTTCGGGCGATCTTCGATGCCGAGCGGGTCTATGACAGCGGGGCGGACACGCACTCCCTGTCCCGCGAGCGGTTCTTCCTCATCGGCGGGGTCTGGGTGGCGACCATGGAGGGCGATCCGCTGGAGAGCCGGAGTTACAACCACGTGGCCTTCAAGATTCCGGACAGCGAGTTCGACGCCTATGAACGGCGCGTGCGCGAACAGGGCGTATCCGTCCGAGTGGGCCGTTCCCGGATCGCCGGGGAGGGCCGTTCCCTCTACTTCCACGATCACGACAATCATCTTTTCGAGTTGCATACCGGCACCTTGGACGAGCGGCTGGCCGTCTATTCCCCCTCGGAGTGA
- a CDS encoding UbiA-like polyprenyltransferase has protein sequence MSFAKNLATVCRMIKIEHSVFALPFAYMGAFLAAGGWPGLYNMVVLTVAMVAVRSFAMAFNRYADLDIDRENPRTQKRELVTGELSTRFTLVFIGGTALVFVVACGLMNSLCLKLSPVALVMAASYSFCKRFTYWCHFVLGTVLGFAPVAGWICVEPVISLPSVLLFCGVTLWVAGFDLLYASQDADFDRKRGLHSIPARLGIPAALGISTLSHAAAAAFFLLAGWAAGLGGIYFTVAALMGVTLMAEHLLVKPDDMSRVNVAFFTMNGVISVVLFVATAVDLAVGSW, from the coding sequence ATGAGTTTCGCCAAGAATCTGGCCACGGTCTGCCGGATGATAAAGATCGAGCATTCGGTTTTCGCCCTGCCGTTCGCCTACATGGGCGCGTTTCTGGCCGCCGGGGGATGGCCGGGGCTGTACAACATGGTCGTTTTGACCGTGGCCATGGTGGCCGTGCGTTCCTTCGCCATGGCCTTCAACCGCTACGCCGACCTGGACATCGACCGCGAGAATCCGCGCACGCAGAAGCGCGAGCTGGTCACGGGCGAACTGTCCACCCGCTTCACCCTGGTCTTTATCGGGGGTACGGCCCTGGTTTTCGTGGTCGCCTGTGGGCTGATGAATTCGCTGTGCCTCAAGCTGTCGCCTGTGGCCCTGGTCATGGCCGCGTCCTATAGCTTCTGCAAGCGGTTTACCTACTGGTGCCATTTTGTGCTCGGCACGGTGCTCGGGTTCGCCCCGGTAGCGGGCTGGATTTGCGTGGAGCCGGTCATCTCCCTGCCCTCGGTGCTGCTCTTCTGCGGCGTGACCCTGTGGGTGGCCGGGTTCGATCTGCTTTACGCCAGCCAGGACGCGGACTTCGACCGCAAGCGCGGGCTTCACTCCATCCCGGCACGGCTGGGCATCCCGGCGGCCCTGGGCATCTCGACCCTGAGCCACGCCGCCGCTGCCGCCTTCTTTCTGCTTGCGGGCTGGGCGGCCGGTCTGGGCGGAATTTATTTTACGGTGGCCGCCCTGATGGGTGTGACCCTCATGGCCGAGCATCTGCTGGTCAAGCCTGACGACATGAGCCGCGTGAACGTGGCCTTCTTCACCATGAACGGGGTCATTTCCGTGGTCCTGTTCGTTGCCACGGCGGTTGATCTGGCTGTCGGGAGCTGGTGA
- a CDS encoding polysaccharide deacetylase family protein has translation MTVDSMNMLLRELDAWKDAGKTAEFWWRDDDVAEPTVALDRLIALSDRFSVPCGLATVPAKAGEPLRKSVSHAHNLWVLQHGFAHVNHAPSGAGAWELGHHRPKSVILDELKQGMVKLTQLFKTRFVPVLVPPWNRIDPELLPYLPVMGYRGLSASYKKHRPAPPAELRVADACCDVLHWKDKPHVRFAGTEKCLKSLVEHLKDKRTGEISPAEPTCLLTHHMVMDADAWAFVESLFEATTAHSAAEWVSPASIWPAGA, from the coding sequence ATGACAGTTGACTCTATGAACATGCTGCTGCGCGAGCTGGACGCCTGGAAGGACGCGGGTAAGACCGCCGAGTTCTGGTGGCGCGACGACGACGTGGCCGAACCGACCGTGGCCCTGGACCGTCTCATCGCCCTGAGCGATCGGTTCAGCGTACCCTGCGGCCTGGCCACCGTTCCGGCCAAGGCTGGCGAACCTTTGCGCAAGAGCGTGTCCCACGCCCACAATCTGTGGGTGCTGCAGCACGGCTTCGCCCATGTGAACCACGCCCCGTCCGGCGCGGGCGCATGGGAGCTTGGCCATCATCGGCCCAAGTCCGTGATCCTCGACGAACTCAAGCAGGGCATGGTCAAGCTCACCCAACTGTTCAAGACCCGGTTCGTGCCCGTTTTGGTGCCGCCGTGGAATCGTATCGATCCCGAACTGCTCCCCTATCTGCCGGTGATGGGTTACCGGGGGCTGTCCGCCAGCTACAAGAAGCACCGGCCTGCGCCGCCCGCCGAATTGCGCGTTGCGGACGCCTGCTGCGATGTGCTTCACTGGAAGGACAAGCCGCATGTGCGTTTTGCCGGAACGGAAAAGTGCCTGAAATCGTTGGTGGAGCACTTGAAGGACAAGCGCACGGGCGAAATTTCCCCGGCTGAACCCACCTGTTTGCTGACCCACCATATGGTCATGGACGCCGATGCATGGGCTTTTGTGGAGTCGCTGTTCGAGGCGACCACGGCGCATTCGGCGGCCGAGTGGGTCTCCCCAGCCTCGATTTGGCCTGCCGGAGCCTGA
- a CDS encoding glycosyltransferase family protein — translation MKSKAYNILMYSHDTYGLGHIRRTMAIARNLVGPEVNILIITGSPIVGRYSMPKGIDFVRIPGMIKKTNVVYVPHSIKVDPKIAISIRTQIISATAKSFKPDLLIVDKVPTGLKREVLPTLKWMRKHRPCSRVVLGLRDILDDAESTRADWKRKKFPEVLRDLYSEIWVYGAKSMYDPITEYAFPDDIAAKTVFTGYIPRFVPSTRKAKRKHKQVIVTIGGGGDGYVVLDTYLKMLETNGSVDFKTLMITGPFLSPERLDELADRARSLKVQIKPFVRNMEKRMAKSDLVVSMGGYNTMCEILSLKKPSLIIPRDTPRQEQLIRAQVFKDQGLCEFIEWDKISPETMREKINALLDDPSSCTAALNSFAMTGLDVMRERLQFFRENC, via the coding sequence ATGAAATCAAAAGCCTACAACATCCTCATGTACTCCCATGACACTTACGGTCTGGGACACATCCGCCGCACAATGGCCATCGCCCGGAACCTGGTCGGACCGGAGGTGAACATCCTCATCATCACCGGCTCCCCCATCGTCGGCCGCTACTCCATGCCGAAGGGCATCGACTTCGTGCGCATCCCCGGGATGATAAAGAAAACCAACGTCGTCTACGTGCCCCACTCCATCAAGGTCGACCCCAAGATCGCCATTTCCATCCGCACCCAAATCATTTCAGCCACCGCCAAAAGCTTCAAACCGGACCTGCTCATCGTGGACAAGGTCCCCACCGGGCTCAAGCGCGAGGTGCTGCCCACCCTCAAGTGGATGCGCAAGCACCGGCCCTGCTCCCGGGTGGTCCTCGGCCTGCGCGACATCCTCGATGACGCCGAGTCCACCCGCGCCGACTGGAAACGAAAAAAATTCCCCGAGGTACTGCGCGACCTCTACTCGGAGATATGGGTCTACGGCGCAAAATCCATGTACGACCCGATCACCGAATACGCCTTCCCCGACGACATCGCCGCCAAGACCGTATTCACGGGCTACATCCCGCGCTTCGTGCCCAGCACCCGCAAAGCCAAGCGCAAGCACAAGCAGGTCATCGTCACCATCGGCGGGGGCGGCGACGGATACGTGGTCCTCGACACCTACCTCAAGATGCTCGAAACAAACGGCTCCGTGGATTTCAAGACCCTCATGATAACCGGCCCGTTCCTCTCCCCCGAAAGGCTCGATGAACTGGCCGACCGCGCCCGGTCCCTCAAGGTCCAGATCAAACCCTTCGTGCGCAACATGGAAAAACGCATGGCCAAGTCCGACCTCGTGGTCTCCATGGGCGGCTACAACACCATGTGCGAAATTCTCTCCCTCAAGAAGCCCTCGCTCATCATCCCGCGCGACACTCCGCGCCAGGAGCAGCTCATCCGCGCGCAGGTCTTCAAGGATCAGGGGCTTTGCGAATTCATCGAATGGGACAAGATCTCGCCCGAAACCATGCGCGAAAAGATCAATGCCCTGCTCGACGATCCGTCATCCTGCACCGCCGCCCTGAACTCCTTCGCCATGACCGGACTGGACGTCATGCGCGAACGCCTCCAATTCTTCCGCGAGAACTGCTGA
- a CDS encoding urease accessory protein UreH domain-containing protein — MQIDSIFQVALQSSVFLGLVHGINPCGHSWLVLAPFVYGEKRGGRVLSLTLSFITGTTLACLLIGLTLGSVSLAIPESFALYVDVATFAVLLVLGLILIVRPHLLHSHDHDHDHNHDRDDHGGHGHDHDHHHHDHDDRGRACSGRACMPSARSVTAWGLFAIGFVNMIVPCPTVALMYTYALDSGSVLKGTAVFAVYAVSTGLTLGAVIYAIYKAAGLMRALTRDWVEPAVMRAAGVMTIAFGAYSLYVSI, encoded by the coding sequence ATGCAAATCGATTCCATATTTCAGGTGGCCCTGCAATCGAGCGTGTTTCTCGGGCTGGTGCACGGGATCAATCCGTGCGGCCATTCCTGGCTGGTTCTGGCCCCGTTCGTGTATGGCGAAAAACGCGGGGGGCGGGTCCTGTCCCTGACCCTCTCCTTCATCACCGGCACCACCCTGGCCTGTCTGCTCATCGGGCTGACGCTCGGCTCGGTCTCTCTGGCCATCCCCGAGTCGTTCGCCCTGTACGTGGACGTGGCCACCTTCGCGGTTCTGCTCGTCCTGGGGCTGATTCTGATCGTCCGGCCGCACCTGTTGCACAGTCATGACCACGATCACGATCACAACCATGACCGCGACGATCACGGCGGGCACGGGCACGATCACGATCATCATCACCATGACCACGATGATCGCGGCCGCGCCTGCTCCGGCCGGGCTTGTATGCCGTCGGCCCGGTCCGTGACCGCCTGGGGGCTGTTCGCCATCGGCTTCGTGAATATGATCGTGCCGTGCCCGACCGTGGCGCTCATGTACACCTACGCGCTCGATTCGGGCAGCGTGCTCAAGGGCACGGCGGTCTTCGCCGTCTACGCCGTGAGCACCGGGCTGACGCTGGGTGCGGTCATCTACGCCATCTACAAGGCGGCGGGGCTGATGCGCGCCCTGACCCGGGACTGGGTGGAACCGGCGGTCATGCGCGCCGCCGGGGTCATGACCATCGCCTTCGGGGCCTACAGCCTGTATGTGTCCATCTAA
- a CDS encoding MarR family winged helix-turn-helix transcriptional regulator, which translates to MVDGINHAIVEFFEKLSSWEHDVVREKGMTLPQMHTLEVLGIHGSMRMKELAEAMGVTTGTLTVLVDRLEDKGCVRRVPHDTDRRSINVELADQGRILFEEHDRLHLRLTEELLAGCSPEDREVLLRCLVSMNAQF; encoded by the coding sequence ATGGTCGACGGAATCAATCACGCCATAGTTGAGTTCTTCGAGAAGCTTTCATCCTGGGAGCACGACGTGGTCCGGGAAAAGGGCATGACCCTGCCGCAGATGCACACCCTGGAAGTGCTGGGCATACACGGGTCCATGCGCATGAAGGAGCTGGCCGAGGCCATGGGCGTCACCACCGGCACCCTGACCGTGCTGGTGGACCGTCTCGAAGACAAGGGGTGCGTTCGCCGGGTTCCGCACGACACGGACCGCCGGTCCATCAACGTGGAACTCGCCGATCAGGGCCGCATCCTGTTCGAGGAGCATGACCGCCTTCATCTCCGTCTCACCGAGGAGCTGCTGGCGGGCTGTTCCCCCGAGGACCGCGAGGTCCTCCTGCGCTGCCTGGTCTCCATGAACGCCCAGTTCTAA